Proteins co-encoded in one Spiroplasma gladiatoris genomic window:
- a CDS encoding cation-translocating P-type ATPase, with product MEDYLSKNLKDIETKLNTNFKEGLSSDQVEENLKKFGKNELPQGKVKHWFFVFLHSLFEPIQIILMIAAVISVIAPLIGTTWKVSIEDFIDFIVIFLIVIIDAILETIQTLKARKSMDALKSLSKPKAIVIRNGNQQEVDASSLVVGDIIVLEAGKYIPAELRIIEANGLMIDESILTGESVPVEKTADVVSNTNILAEMKNIGFMSTFTTAGRAIGVVIKVGVDTEIGKIATSINDNDEEATPLEKKLSQFTLIIALLSFSLGIIIFITLFFSGDKEAWSNYLMVAITLAIGVIPECLAAIISITLSLSARRMANENVIVKKLKAVETLGSVNVICTDKTGTLTQNKMTVTKLVMDNKIIDSKKYVSQKKDEHLDLFLKALVLCNDSVTEGEERIGDPTELALVDFAEVTGLDEQEARDSFQRINELPFDSERKMMTTVNTINNKNLVFTKGAIDQLIKCCKYIMIDNVTREISDQDKEDLLNIAKKLSKDALRVLAFAYKEVVDPTNSMSYESDLVLLGAVGMIDPVRESAVSAVKQAKSAGIRVVMITGDHAVTALAIARDLGLATDEVEVMSSEKLNTMSDDELYDVIEQIRVFARVNPEHKVRIVDALQKRQNIASMTGDGVNDAPSLAKADIGVAMGITGTDVAKQAADVILIDDNFETIIKGVDEGRNVYAKIKRAITFILGVNLANVLSIFILSTINTVSPLEATNILWMNLIVESCIAIAIGMGKNDSSLMKVKPIKGKNSLFRGLWFSMFKIIFFLTLVSIAGFYFGMSFVDEEHLKTILDSFKNDPNYANSFSSVDTASLAKEGWFQIFRYHNEIPMLVKLEIGDYGRTSIFMVITCSPCFFANLIKLSQWKTSKKINFVQNRPLIYSSLIAAGLNAIALFVPGINNNILNLLNTQEYFDHWYMLPVIFGFVLLPSIGILVTDGVVFVSYHYFPDPRRRNQKIVKSFIENDKLVEAQKKAKLKSNSKRGQV from the coding sequence GTGGAAGATTATCTTTCGAAAAATTTAAAAGATATTGAAACAAAATTAAATACTAATTTTAAAGAAGGTTTAAGTAGTGATCAAGTTGAAGAAAACTTGAAAAAATTTGGAAAAAATGAATTACCACAAGGAAAGGTAAAACACTGATTTTTTGTGTTTTTACATTCTTTATTTGAACCTATTCAAATAATATTAATGATAGCAGCTGTTATAAGTGTTATTGCTCCATTAATTGGAACAACTTGAAAAGTATCAATTGAAGATTTTATTGATTTTATTGTTATTTTTTTAATTGTTATAATTGATGCGATTTTAGAAACAATTCAAACTTTAAAAGCAAGAAAATCTATGGATGCTTTAAAAAGTCTTTCAAAACCAAAAGCAATTGTTATAAGAAATGGAAATCAACAAGAAGTTGATGCATCTAGTTTGGTTGTTGGAGATATTATTGTTTTAGAAGCTGGAAAATATATTCCAGCAGAATTAAGAATAATTGAAGCTAATGGTTTAATGATTGATGAATCTATTTTAACTGGTGAATCTGTACCTGTTGAAAAAACTGCAGATGTTGTAAGTAACACAAACATTTTAGCAGAAATGAAAAACATCGGATTTATGTCAACTTTTACAACGGCTGGAAGAGCAATTGGAGTTGTGATTAAAGTTGGAGTTGATACTGAAATCGGAAAAATTGCAACTTCAATTAATGATAACGACGAAGAAGCAACTCCATTAGAAAAAAAACTAAGTCAATTTACATTAATAATTGCACTTTTAAGTTTTTCATTAGGAATAATTATTTTTATAACTTTATTCTTTTCAGGAGATAAAGAAGCGTGATCAAATTATTTAATGGTTGCAATCACTTTGGCGATCGGAGTTATTCCTGAATGTTTAGCAGCAATTATTTCTATTACTTTAAGTTTAAGCGCTAGAAGAATGGCTAATGAAAATGTTATTGTAAAGAAATTAAAAGCTGTTGAAACTCTAGGAAGTGTGAATGTAATTTGTACTGATAAAACTGGAACTTTAACACAAAATAAAATGACCGTTACAAAGTTAGTAATGGATAATAAAATAATTGATTCTAAAAAATATGTAAGTCAAAAAAAAGATGAACATCTTGATTTATTTTTAAAAGCTTTAGTATTATGTAACGATTCAGTTACAGAAGGTGAAGAAAGAATCGGAGATCCAACCGAACTTGCATTAGTTGACTTTGCTGAAGTTACAGGATTAGACGAACAAGAAGCAAGAGATAGTTTTCAAAGGATTAATGAGTTACCATTTGACAGTGAAAGAAAAATGATGACAACAGTAAATACAATAAATAATAAAAATTTAGTATTTACAAAAGGAGCAATCGATCAATTAATTAAATGTTGTAAGTATATTATGATTGATAATGTTACAAGAGAAATTAGCGATCAAGATAAAGAAGATTTATTAAATATTGCAAAAAAATTATCAAAAGACGCATTAAGAGTTTTAGCTTTTGCTTATAAAGAAGTAGTTGACCCAACAAATAGTATGAGTTATGAAAGTGATCTTGTATTATTAGGAGCAGTTGGAATGATTGACCCTGTTAGAGAATCAGCTGTTTCTGCAGTAAAACAAGCAAAATCTGCTGGTATTAGAGTTGTTATGATAACTGGTGATCATGCAGTTACTGCTTTAGCAATCGCAAGAGATTTAGGATTGGCAACTGATGAAGTTGAAGTTATGAGCTCAGAAAAATTAAATACAATGAGTGATGATGAACTTTATGATGTTATTGAACAAATTCGAGTTTTTGCAAGAGTTAATCCAGAACATAAAGTAAGAATTGTTGACGCTTTACAAAAACGCCAAAATATCGCAAGTATGACGGGAGATGGGGTAAATGATGCTCCTTCTCTTGCCAAAGCAGATATTGGTGTTGCTATGGGAATTACTGGGACTGATGTTGCAAAACAAGCAGCTGATGTTATTTTAATTGATGATAACTTTGAAACCATTATCAAAGGAGTTGACGAGGGAAGAAATGTTTATGCAAAAATAAAGAGAGCAATAACATTTATTTTAGGAGTTAACTTAGCAAACGTTTTATCAATATTTATATTGTCAACAATAAATACAGTTTCACCATTAGAAGCAACAAACATTTTATGAATGAATTTAATTGTTGAATCATGTATTGCTATTGCAATAGGAATGGGGAAAAACGACTCATCTCTAATGAAGGTTAAACCAATAAAAGGAAAAAACTCATTATTTAGAGGATTATGATTCTCAATGTTTAAAATTATTTTCTTTTTAACACTTGTTTCTATTGCTGGATTTTATTTTGGAATGTCTTTTGTTGACGAAGAACATCTTAAAACTATATTAGATAGTTTTAAAAATGATCCAAATTATGCAAATAGTTTTTCAAGTGTTGATACAGCTAGCTTAGCAAAAGAAGGGTGATTTCAAATTTTTAGATATCATAACGAAATTCCAATGCTTGTTAAATTAGAAATTGGAGATTATGGTAGAACTTCAATCTTTATGGTTATTACTTGTTCACCTTGTTTCTTTGCTAACTTAATCAAATTAAGTCAATGAAAAACAAGTAAAAAAATTAATTTTGTACAAAACAGACCGTTGATATATTCTTCATTAATTGCAGCGGGTCTAAATGCAATTGCGTTGTTCGTACCAGGAATAAACAATAATATTTTAAACTTATTAAATACTCAAGAATATTTTGATCATTGATATATGCTTCCAGTTATTTTTGGATTTGTATTATTACCAAGTATTGGAATCTTAGTTACTGATGGAGTTGTATTTGTAAGTTATCATTATTTTCCAGACCCAAGAAGAAGAAATCAAAAAATAGTAAAATCATTCATTGAAAATGATAAACTTGTTGAAGCCCAAAAAAAAGCTAAGTTAAAATCAAATTCTAAAAGAGGTCAAGTATAA
- a CDS encoding aldo/keto reductase, whose product MSILKKDIKFNNGLSIPQMGLGTYKLTNKEEIVESIHAALKTGYRHIDTAVIYKNQKLVGEAIKSSGVRREDIFITSKIWNDSHGYNESKQEIDLILKELDVEYIDLILVHWPTPKRLECWKALEEAVQEGKVKSIGVSNFLIEHLEELLKVAKIKPVINQFELHPALTCKKLVNYCNANDIVVESWGTLIRGKCFEIDQIKELAKKYQKSEAQVCLKWAQKNNFVIIPKSSSQKRVIENANIDDFDLTTQDLELLATIVEQRDGPDPANFDF is encoded by the coding sequence ATGAGTATTTTAAAAAAAGATATAAAATTTAATAATGGATTAAGCATTCCACAAATGGGTCTAGGAACTTATAAATTAACTAATAAAGAAGAAATTGTTGAATCAATTCATGCTGCTTTAAAAACAGGTTATCGTCACATCGATACTGCTGTTATTTATAAGAATCAAAAGCTAGTAGGGGAAGCGATTAAGAGTAGTGGGGTAAGAAGAGAGGACATTTTTATAACTTCAAAAATTTGAAATGATTCTCATGGTTATAATGAATCAAAACAAGAAATAGATTTAATTTTGAAAGAATTAGATGTTGAATATATTGATTTAATTTTAGTTCATTGACCAACACCAAAACGTTTAGAATGTTGAAAAGCACTTGAAGAAGCTGTCCAAGAAGGAAAAGTAAAATCAATTGGAGTAAGTAATTTTTTAATTGAACATTTAGAAGAATTACTAAAAGTTGCAAAAATTAAACCTGTTATTAATCAATTTGAATTACATCCAGCATTAACTTGTAAAAAATTAGTAAATTATTGTAATGCAAATGATATAGTTGTTGAGTCTTGAGGAACTCTAATCAGAGGAAAATGTTTTGAAATTGATCAAATTAAAGAACTTGCAAAAAAATATCAAAAATCTGAAGCTCAAGTATGTTTAAAATGGGCACAAAAAAATAACTTTGTCATTATTCCAAAATCTTCTAGTCAAAAACGTGTTATTGAAAATGCAAATATTGATGATTTTGACTTAACAACACAAGATTTAGAATTATTAGCAACTATTGTCGAACAAAGAGATGGTCCTGATCCAGCAAATTTTGACTTTTAA
- a CDS encoding HAD-IIB family hydrolase, whose translation MNRYKKVAASDLDGTIVKEGNIIAESNKKLISEFMLKTNNAFTIVTGRNYFSAVQHAVDLKITLPIITTNGTSLIDPINHKYIDQHHFSNQQGNQILDELYNNKLNFYLLNDFEIFALETIHFADKDHQEKFNFVNHLDDFAHFYKTTDDLYKAIKKNVKNTFTSLNVSCITEDEVNKAYEVLKPFEVEILRFDYEGRTTLEIYKKGAGKDWGLKALAKHLNLNEDDLFVFGDEFNDYPMFKNFKNTYAVGNAIEGIKKLAKEVILPINEDGVGKKLHELLTEFV comes from the coding sequence ATGAATAGATATAAAAAAGTAGCAGCTTCAGATTTAGATGGAACCATTGTTAAAGAAGGTAATATTATTGCTGAATCTAATAAAAAACTAATAAGTGAGTTTATGTTAAAAACAAATAACGCTTTTACAATAGTTACAGGTAGAAATTATTTTTCAGCAGTTCAACATGCAGTTGATTTAAAAATAACGTTACCGATTATTACTACAAATGGTACTAGTTTAATTGATCCAATTAATCATAAATATATTGATCAACATCATTTTTCAAATCAACAAGGTAACCAAATTTTAGATGAGCTGTATAATAACAAATTAAATTTTTATTTATTAAATGATTTTGAAATCTTTGCTCTAGAAACAATTCACTTCGCAGATAAAGATCATCAAGAAAAGTTTAACTTTGTAAATCACTTAGATGATTTTGCACATTTTTATAAAACAACTGATGATCTTTACAAAGCAATTAAAAAGAATGTTAAAAATACATTCACTTCATTAAATGTTAGTTGTATAACTGAAGATGAAGTTAATAAGGCTTATGAAGTTTTAAAACCTTTTGAAGTAGAAATTTTAAGATTTGACTATGAAGGTAGAACTACTCTTGAAATTTATAAAAAAGGAGCAGGCAAAGATTGAGGGCTAAAAGCTTTAGCAAAACATTTAAATCTTAATGAAGATGATTTATTTGTTTTTGGTGATGAATTCAATGATTATCCGATGTTTAAAAACTTTAAAAATACTTATGCAGTTGGTAATGCTATTGAAGGTATTAAAAAATTAGCAAAAGAAGTTATTTTACCAATTAATGAAGATGGAGTTGGTAAAAAACTACATGAACTGTTAACAGAATTTGTATAA
- the yihA gene encoding ribosome biogenesis GTP-binding protein YihA/YsxC gives MVKQAVFIKSGAAKKDWINDNIPEICFVGRSNVGKSTFINALCNQNKLAKTSSTPGKTRLLNFFDINNSTFRIVDAPGYGYARVSFAQKEAFGEMMEDYLVNRKNLKGVCQLVDLRHKPTIDDKNLYSFFKKNNIRVLIVATKKDKCKRNDIIKNEKLVKNELQLDEKDMFISISSTDKNNLNDAYNLIEKVVLN, from the coding sequence ATGGTAAAACAAGCAGTATTTATTAAATCAGGAGCAGCTAAAAAAGATTGAATTAATGATAATATTCCTGAGATTTGTTTTGTTGGAAGAAGTAATGTTGGAAAATCTACTTTTATAAATGCTTTATGCAATCAAAATAAACTTGCAAAAACAAGTTCAACACCAGGTAAAACTAGATTATTAAATTTTTTTGATATTAATAATTCAACTTTTAGAATTGTTGATGCACCAGGTTATGGATATGCAAGAGTAAGTTTTGCTCAAAAAGAAGCGTTTGGTGAAATGATGGAAGATTATTTGGTTAATCGAAAAAATTTAAAAGGGGTATGTCAATTAGTTGATTTAAGACATAAGCCAACAATTGATGATAAAAATTTATATAGCTTTTTTAAAAAAAATAATATTAGGGTTTTAATAGTAGCAACAAAAAAAGACAAATGTAAACGAAATGACATTATTAAAAATGAAAAATTGGTTAAAAATGAACTTCAATTAGATGAAAAAGATATGTTTATATCTATTTCATCTACTGATAAAAATAATCTAAACGATGCTTATAATTTAATCGAAAAAGTAGTTTTAAATTAA
- a CDS encoding FMN-dependent NADH-azoreductase: MNNKILVISGTVSPKDKSYSIALTNKFIEAYQKNNPNDELIYLDLNDTKMAKITLTRENMQQYFNQEDALDYIKQLKEVNKVIISSPMNNFAVSAMIKNYLDHILLANETFSYKYSKKGDAKGLLDHLSVQILTTQGAPIGWYPFGDHTAYLKGTFEFVGAKINEPICFAGTKVDPISSMNPIEAINTIEAKIVEIANKF, from the coding sequence ATGAACAATAAAATACTAGTAATTTCAGGAACAGTTAGTCCAAAAGATAAATCATATTCAATAGCTTTAACAAATAAGTTTATTGAAGCATATCAAAAAAATAATCCGAATGATGAATTAATTTATTTAGATTTAAACGATACTAAAATGGCAAAAATCACTTTAACTAGAGAAAATATGCAACAATACTTCAATCAAGAAGATGCATTAGATTATATTAAGCAATTAAAAGAAGTAAATAAAGTTATTATTTCAAGTCCGATGAACAATTTCGCTGTAAGTGCAATGATTAAAAACTATTTAGATCATATTTTACTAGCAAACGAAACATTTTCATACAAATACTCTAAAAAAGGAGATGCTAAGGGTTTATTAGACCATTTAAGTGTACAAATTTTAACAACTCAAGGCGCTCCAATTGGGTGATATCCTTTTGGAGATCATACAGCTTATTTAAAAGGAACATTTGAATTTGTTGGTGCAAAAATTAATGAACCAATTTGTTTTGCTGGAACAAAAGTTGATCCAATATCAAGTATGAACCCTATTGAAGCAATCAATACAATTGAAGCAAAAATAGTAGAAATTGCTAATAAATTTTAA
- a CDS encoding GMP reductase codes for MYAFDYDDIQLIPGLCTVKSRSECDTSIRLGKHTFKMPVVPANMASVINEEICTLLAEHNYFYVMHRFNIDSFEFVKNMKNKNLISSISVGVKDEDYKLIERFAKENLIPDYITIDIAHGHSISVKKMIEHIKKHLEDKTFIIAGNVGTPHAVKDLEYWGADATKVGVGPGKVCITKLKTGFGTGGWQLGAIKWCSKAANKPIIADGGLRVNGDIAKSIRFGATMCMVGSLFAAHQESPGKSITIDGVLYKEYYGSASEYNKGEKRYVEGKKDLIQVRGKLMETYKEMQEDLQSSISYSGGNKTLDIKKVDYVILKTSNF; via the coding sequence ATGTACGCATTTGATTATGATGATATTCAATTAATACCAGGATTATGTACTGTAAAATCTAGAAGTGAATGTGACACAAGTATAAGACTAGGAAAACACACCTTTAAAATGCCAGTTGTGCCCGCAAATATGGCAAGTGTAATTAACGAAGAAATTTGTACTTTACTTGCTGAACATAATTATTTTTATGTAATGCATCGTTTTAACATTGATAGTTTTGAATTTGTAAAAAATATGAAAAATAAAAACTTAATTTCTTCAATTAGTGTTGGAGTTAAAGATGAAGACTATAAATTAATTGAAAGATTTGCAAAAGAAAATTTAATCCCTGACTATATTACTATTGATATTGCTCACGGGCACTCTATAAGTGTAAAAAAAATGATAGAACATATCAAAAAACACTTAGAAGATAAAACTTTTATAATTGCAGGTAATGTTGGAACTCCACATGCAGTTAAGGATTTAGAATATTGAGGAGCTGATGCAACTAAAGTCGGAGTTGGTCCGGGAAAAGTATGTATAACTAAATTAAAAACTGGTTTTGGGACTGGTGGATGACAACTAGGAGCAATAAAATGATGTAGCAAAGCTGCTAATAAACCTATTATTGCTGATGGAGGACTAAGAGTTAATGGTGATATTGCCAAATCTATACGTTTTGGAGCAACAATGTGTATGGTTGGTAGCTTATTTGCAGCTCATCAAGAATCACCAGGAAAATCAATAACTATTGATGGAGTTTTATATAAAGAATACTACGGTAGTGCTAGTGAATATAATAAAGGTGAAAAACGTTATGTTGAAGGTAAAAAAGACTTGATTCAAGTTCGCGGTAAGTTAATGGAAACTTATAAAGAAATGCAAGAAGATTTACAATCATCAATATCATATTCAGGGGGAAATAAAACTCTTGATATCAAAAAAGTTGACTATGTAATTTTAAAAACAAGTAATTTTTAA